The Arcobacter porcinus sequence CTTCAGGAATTAGATACGATTTTATAGCTGCTGATAAAAATCATGGAAAAGAGTATTTAAAAGAGATAATTGACCATCATATATCAGGTCAAATGAAAATAGCTCCTGAACATACAAGCGATGAAGTGCTTCATCATATGGGAAAACCAGGTAAACAATCTCTTATAGAGTTTAAAAAGATGTTTGATGATTTAAATAAAACAAGTGGTAAAAAACAGTTTTTAACATATTATCTAATAGCTGCTCATCCTGGATGCAAAGAGAGCCATATGCATGAGCTTAAACAGTTTACAACTCATGAATTAAAGATAAATCCAGAACAAGCACAAGTTTTCACACCAACACCTGGAACTTACTCAGCTGTTATGTACTATACAGAGCTTGACCCTTTTACAAAAAAGAAGATATTTGTTGAAAAAGATACATTAAGAAAAGAGAGACAAAAAGAGATAGTAGTTGCAAAAAAAGAGTTTGCTAAAAATAAAAAAGGTAATAATTTAGGGATGCAAGGTTGAAAATTTAATATAAAGCAACCAAAAATGGTTACTTTAAAATATTTAAGCTAAAGCGTTTATCATATCTTTTGTAACTTCTGATACATCTTTTGTACCATCAAGTTCCATAAACAGACCCATTTTTTTGTAAAAATCAATTAGTGGTGCCGTTTGAGAGTGGTATGCTTCAAGTCTGCTTTTTACAGTCTCTGCGTTATCATCTTTTCTAATAGTTAATTCTCCACCACAATAGTCACAAACACCATCTTTTTTTGAAGGATTAAACTCAACATGGAAAGATGCTCCACAACCAGAACAAACTCTTCTTCCTGTAATTCTTCCTACAATTAAGCTATCAGGAACATTTAAAGAGATTACTTTATCAAGTTTAATTTTCATATTTTGCATAAGTTCACTTAAAGCCTCAGCTTGAGCCAAAGTTCTTGGAAAACCATCAAGAATAAATCCATTTTTACAATCAGCAACTGCTAGTCTATCTTTGATAATTCCAATAATAGTAGAATCTGGAACTAATTGCCCAGCATCCATAAATTTTTTAGCTTCCATTCCCATATCTGTTTTGTCTGCAATTGCTGCTCTTAAGATATCTCCTGTTGAGATTTGTGGGATATTGTACTTCTCAATTAAAAATTTAGCTTGAGTTCCTTTTCCAGCTCCTGGTGCTCCAAATAGCATTAAATTCATATTTTATCCTTAAAATTTTTTCGCTTATTGTAGTAAAAAAGGATTTAATAGTAGATAAGTTATAGATAGTAGATTAGGAATTTAATCGATTTTTGATACAATAATTGCTTAAAACTCAAGGCTTCATTCTTGAAGCCCTTTAGAATTTTGCTACTTTTAGGAATTTTTTATAAATTCCGTTAAAAAGTAGTAATAACAGAAAAAGGAAATTAATGAAAAAACTATTTTTAATTATTGGAGCACCTGGAAGTGGAAAAACGACAGATGCCGAACTTATAGCAAAAAAACATGAAAATATAACTCACTATAGTACAGGCGATATGCTAAGAGCTGAGATGGCAAAAGATAGTGATATAGGAAAAGAGATAGCAAAATATGTAAATGCTGGAAATATAGTACCAATTAAAATAGCTATACAAACTATAGTAAATGCTATAAAAAATGCTCCAACACCTACAATAATAATAGATGGATATCCTAGAAGTTTAGAGCAGATGAGTGCTTTGGATGAGTATTTGAAAAATGAGAAAGAGTTAGAGCTAATCTCTTGTATAGAGGTAGTTGTAAGCGAAGAAGTTGCAAAAGATAGAGTGCTTGGAAGAAATAGGGGAGATGATGATAAGGTTGAAGTATTTAACAACAGAATGAGTGTGTATATTGAGCCTTTAAAAGCTATTCAAGATTTTTATGAATCAAAAAATATTTTGAAAAAAATAGATGGAGAGCGAACTATAGAAGAGATTGTAGATGAGATGGAAAAATTCATTTTGTCAAAAATATAGTAAAAAAAGATTTTAATCAGTGAAAAATAGAGTAAATTTTTATAGCGTAATTATTGGAACTGAACTTTTAAATGGTAGAAGAAAAGATGCTCACTTTGCATTTTTAAATCAAGAGCTTTTAAAGCGTGGTTGGGAACATAAAGCATCTTTTGTGATTGAAGATGATAAAGAGTTGATGCTAAAAATATTTAATCTTATAAAATCTGATGAACATAGTGTGATGTTTTGTTTTGGTGGAATTGGAGCAACTCCAGATGATTTTACAAGGCAAATAGCTGCAGATGCTTTTACAAACTCACAAATGGAGTTTCACGAAGAAGCTAAGAAAAGAATAGAAAATAGATTTAAAGATGAAGCATATCCTCATAGAGTAAATATGGCGTATCTTCCAATAAATGCAAAACTTCTAAAAAATGTTGTAAATGATGTAGCTGGATTTTATTTAGAAGATAGATTCTTTTTTACACCAGGATTTCCATCTATGAGTCAAAGTATGGTTTTGGAGGCTTTGGATAGACACTACACAAAATCAAATATCAAAAAATATAGAAAAACAGTGACAATTGTAAGTAGTGAGAATGACTTAATAGAAGTTATGAAAAAAATTCCAACACACCTTGAGTTTTCATCTTTGCCAAAGATTATTGGAAATGAAAGAAGAGTTGTAATATCTGTTGCTGGATATAATCAAGATGAGGTAAATTTTGCTTTTAAACTTTTTTTGGATTTTTGCCTTGAAAATAAAAAAGAGTATGTTTTGGAAGATATAAATGGATAAACAAATACGAAATAGTACAGCTGAATTTTTAATTTTTACTTCTCAAAATAAAGAAGATAGTATTGAAGTAAAAGTTTTTGAAGAGTCTGTTTGGCTAACTCAAAATATGATAGCACAGCTTTTTGATAAAGGTAGAACTACTATTACAGAACATTTAAAAAATATATTTGAAAGTGAAGAATTGGATGAAAAATCAGTATGTCGGGAATTCCGACATACTGCAAATGATGGTAAAACTTACAATACAAAATATTATAACTTAGATGCAATAATTTCAGTTGGATATAGAGTAAACTCAAAAAAAGCTACACAGTTTAGACAGTGGGCTACAAGTGTATTAAAAGAGTTTGCTATAAAAGGATTTGTTCTTGATAAAAAAAGACTAGAAAATGGCTCATTTTTAGGTCAAAACTATTTTGATAAACTACTTGAAGAAATAAGAGAGATAAGAGTTAGTGAAAGAGTGTTTTATCAAAAACTAACAGATATTTACTCTACAAGTGTTGATTATAATAAAGATGATGAAACAACTAAAAACTTTTTTGCAAAAGTACAAAATAAACTTCATTTTGCTATTCATAGACAAACAGCAGCTGAACTGATTTTCAATAGAGCAAATAGCCAAAAAGAGAAAATGGGATTAACTTCTTGGGATAATGCACCTGATGGTAAAATATTAAAATCAGATGTAACAATTGCAAAAAATTATCTAAGCCGTGAAGAACTTGAATCATTAGGAAGAGTTGTAAATGCCTTTTTAGATTTAGCAGAAGATAGAGCAAAAAGAAATATTCCAATGACTATGGAAGATTGGGCTACAAGACTTGATAAGTTTTTAGATGCTGATGATAGAGAGATTTTAAAAGATAGTGGAAAAATCACTAAAAAAATAGCCAATGAAAAAGCAATAAGCGAATTTGAAAAATATAGAGTAGTTCAAGATAGACTGTTTATGAATGATTTTGATAAATTGCTTATGAATTTAAAAAATAAAAATTAAGAGATAAAAATGATACACAACTACATAGAAAATATAAATAGACTTTTTGTTACTGGAAATGCAAGAGAGCATAGTTATAGAGGGGATTTACAAGATTTATTAAATAAAATCATAGATGATAAAGATATAGTTGTAACAAACGAACCAGCAAGAATAGTAAATGTTGGAGCTCCTGATTATAGTATTACAAAAAAAGATATTCCAATAGGATATATTGAAGCAAAAGATATAAACAAACCACTAAATAGCAAGGATTATACAGAGCAGTTTGATAGATACAAAAATGCTCTTGATAATCTTATAATCACAGATTATATGGATTTTTGGTTTTACAAAAGTGGCGAACTTACAAATAAAATCGCAATAGCAAAAATAGAAGATGATAAAATTGTAGCTGTTGAAGAAAACTTTTTATTATTTATAAACAATATAAAAAGCTTTACAACACAAATATCACAAACAATCACAAGTCCAAGTAAACTAGCAAAAATGATGGCTGGAAAAGCAAGACTTCTTCAAAATGTAATTGAAAGAGCGATAATAAGTGAAGATGAAAGCGATGCAAACAACTCACTTAGAGAGCAGTTGGAAGTTTTTAAAGCTACTTTAATTCACGATATTACACCTGAGAGTTTTGCAGATATTTATGCTCAAACTATTGCTTATGGAATGTTTGCAGCAAGACTTCATGATGATACAATGGATACATTTACAAGACAAGAGGCTGTTTTTTTAATACCAAAATCAAATCCATTTTTAAGAGGACTTTTTAACTATGTAAGTGGAGCTGATTGTGATGATAGAATTATTTGGATTATAGACTCTTTAGCAGAGATATTTCTAGCAACAGATGTAAAAAAACTTTTAGATGGTTTTAGCCAAAAAAGTGGAATGAACGACCCAATAATTCACTTTTATGAAACATTTTTAAGTGAATATAATCCAGCTTTGAGAAAAAGTAGAGGAGTTTGGTACACTCCACAAGCTGTTGTAAACTTTATAGTTCGTGCTTGTGATGAGGTGCTTAAAGATGAGTTTGATTTAAGTGATGGTTTAAGCGATGAGACAAAAATCAAAATAAAAGTAGATGATATAAATGCAGGTTATACAAAATCAGGACAAAAGATAAAAAAAGAACTAGAAGTTCATAAAGTGCAAATTCTAGATCCAGCAACAGGAACTGGAACATTTTTGGCTGAGACTATAAAGTTTATCAAAAAAGATTTTTGGGGTGGAAGTTGGAGCTCTTATGTAGAAGAGCATTTAATACCTAGATTAAATGGTTTTGAGCTTCTTATGGCATCTTATGCTATGGCACATTTAAAGCTAGATTTACTTCTTCTTGAAACTGGATATAAACCCTCAAAAGAGCAAAAAAGATTTAATATCTTTCTTACAAACTCACTTGAAGAGCATCATGAACAATCTGGAAATCTTTTTGCCTCATATTTGGCAAATGAGAGTAAAGAGGCTGATAGAGTAAAAAAAGATGTACCTGTGATGGTTGTGATGGGAAATCCACCGTATAGTGGACACTCTTCAAATAAAAATGATTTTATTGATAAACTACTTGAAGATTATAAAAAAGAGAGTGATGGAAGTAAATTAAAAGAGAAAAATCCAAAATGGCTAAATGATGATTATGTAAAATTTATAAGATATAGTGAAAGTTATATTGAGAAAAATCAAGAGGGAGTTTTAGGATTTATTACAAATAATAGTTATATAAATAATCCAACTTTTAGAGGTATGAGATACCATCTTTTAAAAACATTTGACAAAATCTATGTAATAGATTTACATGGAGATTCAAAGAAAAAAGAAACAGCACCAGATGGAAGCAAAGATGAAAATATCTTTGATATTATGCAAGGTGTAGCAATAATAATAGCTATAAAGAAAAAACAAAAAAACAAAAAACTAGCAGAACTATATCTTTGTGATATTTATGGAAAAAGAGATTTCAAATATGGGTTTTTAACTGAGAATAGTTTAAAAAGTTTACCTTTTGAAAAAATCGAGTTTAAAGAACCTGATTTTTATTTTAAAAGTCAAAACTTTCAAAAATTAATAGAATATGAAAAGAATTTTAAAATTAATGAATTATTTACAATAAATTCTGCTGGAATAGTTACAGCTAGAGATGGTTTAGTTATTGATGAAAATGAACATAAATTAAAAGATAAAATTTTGAATTTTTATGAAGATAAAGAAATGATTTTAAAAGAAAATGAAAATTTTAAAATAGATAAGATTAGAAATAATTTCAGTTTTGATGAAAAATATATAAAAATGATTTCTCATAGAATTTTTGATAATAAATTTATATATTATCACTCTCCATTTATTGAAAGAGATAGATTTAATGTAATGAAACATTTTAATAAAAATAATTTAGGAATTGCAATATCTAGGCAATGTCAAGATGATTGGAAACACATTTTTATATCAAAAAATATTACAGATTTGAATTTAACTGGAACGGCAGGAAAATTTGGTAGTGGATATTTATGTCCTTTATATTTATACCCAGATGAAAACTCTTTAACAAATGAAAGAACACCAAATCTAAATCTTGAAATAGTAAATGAGATTGAAGAAAAATTAACACTTAAATTTTTAAATGAGAAAATTGAAGATTCTGCAACTTTTGCACCAATAGATATCTTGGATTATATCTATGCTGTTTTACATAGTCCTAGTTATAGAGAAAAATACAAAGAGTTTTTAAAAATAGACTTCCCAAGAGTTCCATATCCAAAGCCTGAAACTTTTTGGCAATTGGTTAGTTTGGGAGGAAAATTAAGAAGCTTACATCTACTAGAAGATACATCTCTTGATGAGCGAATCATAGATATAAAAGGTGAGGGCGAACTACTTATCAAAAATAGTCTAAACAAAAAAGATTTTAGTATAGAAAATGCTCAAGTAGAGCTTAGATTAAATGATGAGGTAAGTGTTGTAAATATTCCTTTAGTTGCGTGGGAGTTTTATATTGGTGGTTATCAACCTGCTCAAAAGTGGCTAAAAGATAGAGTTGGAAGAGTTTTAAGTAGAGCCGATATGAAGCACTACAACCGTATCATAAATGCACTTTGTAAAACAGATTTGATAATGAAAAAAATAGATGAAGTAGCAAAGTTTTAATCAAACTTTGCCTTTATATTTAAAGCTCTATTTTAAGGCTAAAACTGTATTTTTAACTCCCTCTAAAGCCTCTTTTAAAACCTCAAGAGGTGTTGCAATATTTACTCTTATAAAATTATCACCATTTTCTCCAAAAGTTACTCCTGAGATTACTCTTACATTTCCTAGCTCTTCTAGTTTTTTTGTAAACTCTTTTGAGTTTAAGCCAAGAGAGCTTATATCAATCCATAATAAATATGTAGCTTCGGCTTTTACTACTTTTAGATTTGGGATATTTTTTGATATAAAATCTTCCAAAAAGTTTTTATTTTTTTCAAGATAAATAAGTAGTTCAAAAAGCCAATCTTCACACTCATTATAAGCACTAATCGTAGATTCAATACCAAAAATATTTAAACTTTTTATCTCATTTCTAACTAAATTTTCATTTAATTTTAATCTATAATCTTGATTGGCAACAATAATATTAGAAGCTTTTAATCCAGCAAGATTAAAAGTCTTTGTAGCACTTGTACAAGTAATAGAGTTTTGTAAAAACTCTTCACAAATAGAAGCAAATGGAATAAAAGTAAACTCTTTAAAAACTAAATCTCTATGAATCTCATCACTTACTACCAAAACATTGTATTTTAAACAAAGTTCACCCATTTTTATAAGTTCATCTTTTTTCCAAACTCTTCCAACAGGATTATGTGGATTACAAAGAATAAAAAGTTTTGGTTTTTCGTTTTTTAATTTATTTTCAAAATCTTCAAAATCTATCTCATAGCTACTATTTTCATATATTAAATTATTTGTTACTGCTTCAAGTTCATTTCTTTTTATTGCAATATTAAAATAGTGATAAACAGGAGATTGTATTAAAACTTTATCTCCTTTTTTGCAAAAAGTTTGAAGAATTGTACTTAAGCTAGGAATCACACCAGTTGTTGCTTCTATCCACTCTTTTTTTATATCAAAATTAAATCTTCTTTTAGACCAGTTTATTTCAGATTCATAATATTTATCAGAAATAACTGTATATCCAAATATTTTATGATTTGCTTTTTTGATTATACTCTCTACAATTTTTGGAGCAACTTCAAAATCCATATCAGCAACCCACATAGGAATTACACCATCTTTTGTTGTATCCCATTTTGAACTATCTGTATTTTTTCTTTCACATATTTTATCAAAATTATAAATCATATAAATTCCTAAATTAAATTTTTCCTAAAAACTCTTTTTCATTTACTTTATCTACAACAAGTTGAGCAATATTATCTGTTTCAACAGCAATTTGTCTTGTTTGTGAAGCTATATTTGCATTCTCTTGAGTTTGAATTTCAAGCTGATTTATAGCGTTATTTATCTGTTCAATTCCTATTAACTGCTCTTTTGAAGAGTTCTCTATATCTAAAATAAGATTTGAAGATATAGATATGTTTTTACTTAGATTCTTAAATCCTTCAATCATATCTCCTGCTATCTCTTTTCCTTCATTTGCTTTTGAAGTTGCAATTTCTACAATATTTTTAATCTCTTTAGCAGCTTCTGCACTTCTATTTGCAAGATTTCTTACTTCTTGTGCAACAACTGCAAATCCTTTTCCAGCTTCTCCAGCAGTTGCTGCTTCAACAGCTGCATTTAAACTTAAAATATTAGTTTGGAATGCAATTTGGTCAATCACTTCAATAGCTTCATTTATTTGGCTTACCTCTTTGTTTATCTCATCCATAGCACTATTTGTTTTATTTGCTAAAGATTCTCCAATATGAGAAGATTTAATAAGCTCTTTTGATGATTCAGTTATTTTTGCGATATTCTGGGTATTATTTCTTGTATTTGAAGTAATTTGTTCTAAAGATGCAGCCGTTTGCTCTAAAGATGCAGCAGCTTCATTTGAAGAGATATTTAATCTATCAACATTTTTTAATAAAATATCTGAGCTTTTATCAAGGTTCATTCCAATATCTCTATTATCAATTAACATTTCAGTTATAGAATCAGATAGATTATTTACTCCATTTGCTAATTTTAGAAGATGCTCTTTTAAGCCTTTTTTATCTATTTTATTTAAGTAGTTATAGTTTGAATATTGCTCTAAAATCACTAAAACATTATCAATATTGTTTTCTAAATTATCTGCCATATTATTTAAAACATTTTTTAACTCAGTTAATGCAGGATTTGATACACTTATATTTAATCTTTGACATAAATCACCTTGCTCAAATTCACTTAAAACTGCAATTGTTTCGTCAATTAATTTTCTATCTTCTTCAATAGATTTTTCAGTTATTTCAATATTTTTATTTATCTGCTTAGCAATTACTCCAAATTCATCAATAGAGTCTATTTTTATTTTTTCTGTATTACTAATCTCTTTGTTTAAATATTTGAAAAATGAGATAAGACCATCTCTTATACTTTTTAAAGAGTTTAAAGATGTTTTTAAAGTAAAGAAAATTGAAAAAGATATTAAAAGCATAGTTACAATAGAAGCTAAGATTATTAGATACATTGTTTTATATGCATCTTCAAAAATCTCATCATAATTTACACCACCAACAACTGTCCAGTTCCAATCTTCAAAAATTTTAAAAATAACAAATTTTTCATGCCCATCCCAAAAATAGTTTAGCATTCCCTCTTTTGCATTTAAAATCTCTTTAATTATAAAAAAACCGTTTTTATCACTTATTTCTAAACCACTTCCTTTAAGAGAAGGATGAAGAATAAAATTACCATAATCTTTGCTTGAAGTATTTGAGTTTAAAATATAGTAATAACCACTATTTCCAATCTTTTTATCAGTAATTGTTTTGAACAACTCTTTTATATCATTTTCAATATCATATCCTATGAATGCTATTCCTATAATCTCACCATCTTTTTTTAAAGGAATATATTTTGACATATAGTTTTTCCCAAATAAAAAGGCACTTCCTAAATACTCTTCTCCTTTTATAACTTTTTGGTAACTTGGATGAGATTTATCAAGCTTTGTACCAATAGCTCTAGTTCCATCCTCTTTTTTTAAGCTAGTTGAAACTCTTATAAAATCCTCATTGTTTTTTACAAAAATAGTAGCAACAGAACCTTTTGTATTCTGCTCAAATTCATCAACAATATCAAAATTTAAATTTATGATTTTACTATTTATAGTTAAAGCAGAAGTAGAAAAGTCACCAACTTTTATTAAAATTGATTTATCAAGCTTAATATCTTTAACCATATTAAAAAATACTTCACCTAAAGCATCAGCACCTGATTTTGATACTTTATTAAAAGTATTGATATTTTCAACTAATAAAGAAATCTCTTTAGAAATAGTATTTTCACTATTTTGTTTCATTGTTTCAAAAGTTTTTTTAACTATTAAAAAAGTTAAGATAGACATTGAAATAATAATTGCAATAATTGAAACAGAAACAACCTTTGCAGTTACAGATCTTTTTATGAAATCCATTTTAAGCACCTTGTAAAAAAATTAGTAAAGTATATTTTACCATAAATAATATTTAAAAATGCAAAGTAATATAAAAATAATATTATTCTACTATCTCTCTTTGTATATTATCTTTTAATGAACAAGTTATTTCATAAGATATTGTATTGTGTATTTCTGCTAATTTTGTAACATCATCAAAAATACAAACTTCATCATCATCACTATTTATTGAAAGATTATCCATAGATACTCTTCCTAGAATATTATAATTCTTTGGAGTTAAATATGGAGTTTTTCCATCTAATCTTAAAAAACCATCTCCATAACCAATATCATAGGTTGAAACAAGCATTTTAGAATCAGCTGTAAATTTTCCTCCATAACCAATACTTTGCCCTTTTTCTAAAGTTCTTGTTGCCATTTTATTTGCCCAAAGTGACATAACAGGTTTTAATTTTGGAAAATTAAAAATGTGAGAATTATCTAAATATCCATAAGTCGCAATTCCAACTCTAGCAAAATCTTCATCGAAAAACTCTTTTCTAAAAAGAGCACTTGAGTTACAAGAGTGAAAAGCTGGTAAAGGTAAAAAAAGTTTTTCACATACCTTTTTAACCTTAGCCTTTGCTTTATTAAAGTTTTCATTTTGCCAAAAGAAATCAGTGCTTAAATTATCTGCACCTCTATGATGTGTAAAAACTCCTGAAATAGTGGCTTTTTGCTTCAGAAGCCCGAAAATAGCATCTTCTATCTCATCATAAGATATTCCATTTCTATGCATTCCTGTATCAATTTTTAGATGAACATTGGCTTTTTCTGGGACTTTTTTTATATCTTCAAGACTATTTATTGCTATGTGAAAAGTATGTGAATAGTTGTGAAAAGATGTATCAGCCAGAACTAAAATATATGGAAAAAACTCTTCTATCTTTTGTGCATCTTTTATAGTTCTTACAACTGCTTTTTTAATACCAAATTCACTTGCTAGTTTTGCAATTTCAACTAAACCATGACCATATGCATTGTCTTTCAAAACAACTGCTACTTTATCTTTACTTGTTGCTTTATTACTTATTATTTCTAAATTATAAAATAGTTTGTTTTTATCTAGTAAGATCTTCGCCACTTCTTTCCTTTGTAAAATATTCCATCAGGTTTTCTGCATCTTTTTCATTTAAAACAGTTTTTAACTCTTCAAAATTTGCATCTCTTATTTTCTCAAACTCTCCAAAATAGAGTAAAAGTTTTTTGATTTTTGCTTCACCAATACCTTTTATTTGTAGGAGTGAAATCTCTTTATCCTCTTTTCTTTTCTGTTTTTTATGAAAACTTATAGCAAATCTATGTGCTTCATCTCTTAATCTTTGAATAAATTGTAATCTTTTATCGCTAGGAAGAAGAGTTAAACTTTTTATTTCGCCATTTTGCTTAAAATGAACAATATCTTTTGCATTTCCTTTTGCTCTATAAGCTTTTGCATCAACTTTTTGCTTAGAAATTGCAATAATATCTAAATTTACCCCAATAGAAGAAACTATGTCAAAAGCGAGTTTTAATAGAGTTGTTCCTCCATCAATTATCCATAAATCTGGAGGACTATTTTTAGAAAAACTTTCAACTCTTCTATATAAAACCTCTTTCATCTGAGAGTATTCATCAAGACTTTCAAGATTATAATGTCTGTACTCTTTTTTATTAAAACTTTCAAGCTCTTTATCCCAAACAATCATTCCACCAACTGTTGCTTGTCCCATAAAATGAGAGTTATCAAACACTTCAATATAGCTTGGAGTAGTTTTTAAAGAAAATAGCTTCTCTATTTCACTATAAATACTATTTTCATCTTTTATATTTTCAAGTCTTAATAATTCATCACAATTGTTTAAAGCAATTTTCACAATAGAGGCTTTTTTATCAATTTTTGGATTTAAAATTTTAATTTTCTTATTAAACTTTTCTTGTAAAAAATCCTCTATATCTTCAAGTTCTAAAATCTCATCTGCTATTAAAATCTCTTTTGGAACAATAGGAAGTTCATTTGAGTAATAGTTTACAATAGCTCTTTTATAAGCTTCTTCTAAATCAAACTCTAAATCAGATCCCATTTTTATAAAATCATAGTTAGAAGATGCAAGTTTTCCATCTCTTATAAACATTCTTACTAATACAGCTTTTTTTAAATGACTTTTTATAGCAAAAAGATCTAAATCTTCATTCGTAGCCAAATCAATAGCTGTTTTGATTTGAGATTTTTCAATAGTTTTTATTCTATCTCTTAGATTTAAAGCATCTTCAAATCTAAACTCATTTGAATAAAACTCCATCTTTTCTTTTAGTTTATTTATAAGTTTTGATTTACTATAAATATATACTAATGCTTCATCTAAAAGCTTTTTATAATCATTTTTATCAATTTTTCCTTCACAAGGTGCTAGACATTTTCCAATTTGAAAAAAAAGACAAGCTTTATTTGATCTTATACAAGATTTTTTTTGTACTAAAGGAATAATTTCATAAATACTATCAAGCATATCTTTTGCACCACTTGAATATGGACCAAAATATTTTATATTTTTACCTTTTTCAATTTTTCTAGTGATTTCAAGTCTTGGAAAGTCTTCATTTAAATCAACATAAATATAAGGATAAGTTTTATCATCTCTTAATAAAACATTGTACTTTGGTTTTAGTTGTTTGATTAATGAATTTTCTAAAATCAAAGCATCATGCTCATTTGGAACAACAATCCACTCTAAAGAGATTGTTTCATTAATCATTTTAAAAATTCTTGGACTTAAATCATTGTTTGCTTCTAAGTTAGGAGTAAACCTGAAATAGCTTTTAACTCTATTTTTTAGATTTTTTGCTTTTCCAATATATAAAAGATCTCCATTTTGATCAAAGTATTGATAAACTCCTGCTTGATTAGGAAGTTGTTTTAATTTTTCTTCTAAATTCATTTTGGAATATTATCCCAAATACTCTTTTAATGACTTTATTTATATTTAAAAATTTATAGAATAAAAACATTATAAGTTTATAAAAGTTATTAAACGAAATAATTATGTTTAAAAGTATATAATATATAAAGTATGCAAAAGGATGGGATCTATGAAAAAATTAAATTTTGGTACAAAATTATTATTAATTTTGCTTAGTTCAGTAATTATACTATTAGGAACGATGATATATTTTATAAATAGTAGTTCATATGAAAATGCAGAAGCACAGGCAAAAAATCTCATTGAAACAACTGTTGAAAAATATGCATATGAAAAAGATTCAATTTTTGAGAAGTCAGCAATAGCTGTTTTATCTATAAAAAATAGATTAGAAGTATCTATTGATAAAAATGAAAAACTTACAAAAGATGGAATGGTTGAATTTCAAAAAGCTATTGTAA is a genomic window containing:
- a CDS encoding alanine racemase → MAKILLDKNKLFYNLEIISNKATSKDKVAVVLKDNAYGHGLVEIAKLASEFGIKKAVVRTIKDAQKIEEFFPYILVLADTSFHNYSHTFHIAINSLEDIKKVPEKANVHLKIDTGMHRNGISYDEIEDAIFGLLKQKATISGVFTHHRGADNLSTDFFWQNENFNKAKAKVKKVCEKLFLPLPAFHSCNSSALFRKEFFDEDFARVGIATYGYLDNSHIFNFPKLKPVMSLWANKMATRTLEKGQSIGYGGKFTADSKMLVSTYDIGYGDGFLRLDGKTPYLTPKNYNILGRVSMDNLSINSDDDEVCIFDDVTKLAEIHNTISYEITCSLKDNIQREIVE
- a CDS encoding MalY/PatB family protein, translated to MIYNFDKICERKNTDSSKWDTTKDGVIPMWVADMDFEVAPKIVESIIKKANHKIFGYTVISDKYYESEINWSKRRFNFDIKKEWIEATTGVIPSLSTILQTFCKKGDKVLIQSPVYHYFNIAIKRNELEAVTNNLIYENSSYEIDFEDFENKLKNEKPKLFILCNPHNPVGRVWKKDELIKMGELCLKYNVLVVSDEIHRDLVFKEFTFIPFASICEEFLQNSITCTSATKTFNLAGLKASNIIVANQDYRLKLNENLVRNEIKSLNIFGIESTISAYNECEDWLFELLIYLEKNKNFLEDFISKNIPNLKVVKAEATYLLWIDISSLGLNSKEFTKKLEELGNVRVISGVTFGENGDNFIRVNIATPLEVLKEALEGVKNTVLALK
- a CDS encoding methyl-accepting chemotaxis protein, whose product is MDFIKRSVTAKVVSVSIIAIIISMSILTFLIVKKTFETMKQNSENTISKEISLLVENINTFNKVSKSGADALGEVFFNMVKDIKLDKSILIKVGDFSTSALTINSKIINLNFDIVDEFEQNTKGSVATIFVKNNEDFIRVSTSLKKEDGTRAIGTKLDKSHPSYQKVIKGEEYLGSAFLFGKNYMSKYIPLKKDGEIIGIAFIGYDIENDIKELFKTITDKKIGNSGYYYILNSNTSSKDYGNFILHPSLKGSGLEISDKNGFFIIKEILNAKEGMLNYFWDGHEKFVIFKIFEDWNWTVVGGVNYDEIFEDAYKTMYLIILASIVTMLLISFSIFFTLKTSLNSLKSIRDGLISFFKYLNKEISNTEKIKIDSIDEFGVIAKQINKNIEITEKSIEEDRKLIDETIAVLSEFEQGDLCQRLNISVSNPALTELKNVLNNMADNLENNIDNVLVILEQYSNYNYLNKIDKKGLKEHLLKLANGVNNLSDSITEMLIDNRDIGMNLDKSSDILLKNVDRLNISSNEAAASLEQTAASLEQITSNTRNNTQNIAKITESSKELIKSSHIGESLANKTNSAMDEINKEVSQINEAIEVIDQIAFQTNILSLNAAVEAATAGEAGKGFAVVAQEVRNLANRSAEAAKEIKNIVEIATSKANEGKEIAGDMIEGFKNLSKNISISSNLILDIENSSKEQLIGIEQINNAINQLEIQTQENANIASQTRQIAVETDNIAQLVVDKVNEKEFLGKI
- the uvrC gene encoding excinuclease ABC subunit UvrC, producing the protein MNLEEKLKQLPNQAGVYQYFDQNGDLLYIGKAKNLKNRVKSYFRFTPNLEANNDLSPRIFKMINETISLEWIVVPNEHDALILENSLIKQLKPKYNVLLRDDKTYPYIYVDLNEDFPRLEITRKIEKGKNIKYFGPYSSGAKDMLDSIYEIIPLVQKKSCIRSNKACLFFQIGKCLAPCEGKIDKNDYKKLLDEALVYIYSKSKLINKLKEKMEFYSNEFRFEDALNLRDRIKTIEKSQIKTAIDLATNEDLDLFAIKSHLKKAVLVRMFIRDGKLASSNYDFIKMGSDLEFDLEEAYKRAIVNYYSNELPIVPKEILIADEILELEDIEDFLQEKFNKKIKILNPKIDKKASIVKIALNNCDELLRLENIKDENSIYSEIEKLFSLKTTPSYIEVFDNSHFMGQATVGGMIVWDKELESFNKKEYRHYNLESLDEYSQMKEVLYRRVESFSKNSPPDLWIIDGGTTLLKLAFDIVSSIGVNLDIIAISKQKVDAKAYRAKGNAKDIVHFKQNGEIKSLTLLPSDKRLQFIQRLRDEAHRFAISFHKKQKRKEDKEISLLQIKGIGEAKIKKLLLYFGEFEKIRDANFEELKTVLNEKDAENLMEYFTKERSGEDLTR